One Streptomyces sp. NBC_00554 DNA segment encodes these proteins:
- a CDS encoding SidA/IucD/PvdA family monooxygenase, with protein MSPTPNPPHPAAVAPRDLVGIGIGPFNLSLAALAQPLAELDTVFYEQRPGFDWHPGLLIDGATLQVPFLADLVTLADPASPWSFLNYLKDRDRLFPFYFAERFHIQRAEYDAYCRWVADSLPGLHFGHQVDAVRWNPERALFEVDFSQLDADGEAESLGRSYTRNIVLGVGTAPNIPEPLKPLVAAPGVPVIHAADYLKHREQFLTAEHITVIGAGQSGAEVFLDLLRNRPAGREKIHWLARTEAFAPMEYSKLGLEHFTPDYTRYFHHLTEPVRDRLVAAQWQLHKGIDADTIAAIHDELYRRTLHGGWPDAVLTPAVTVRTAGRVATTKVELHLEHTQQGARSRLTTDAVVLATGYRERPLGRILAGLDPYLRRDSSERPRIDDQFRLVLDPSVTGHVYVQNAELHTHGVGAPDLGLAAWRSATILNSLTGKDPYPLPRRTAFTSFGLDQQPQIPSARQERTLIPLVEGR; from the coding sequence ATGAGCCCGACGCCCAACCCCCCACACCCCGCCGCCGTTGCACCCCGCGACCTGGTGGGCATCGGCATCGGCCCCTTCAACCTCTCCCTCGCCGCCCTCGCCCAGCCCCTCGCCGAACTCGACACCGTCTTCTACGAACAGCGCCCCGGCTTCGACTGGCACCCCGGCCTCCTCATCGACGGCGCCACCCTCCAAGTCCCCTTCCTTGCCGACCTGGTGACCCTCGCCGACCCCGCCAGCCCCTGGTCGTTCCTCAACTACCTCAAGGACCGCGACCGGCTCTTCCCGTTCTACTTCGCCGAGCGCTTCCACATCCAGCGCGCCGAGTACGACGCCTACTGCCGCTGGGTCGCCGACAGCCTCCCCGGACTCCACTTCGGCCACCAGGTCGACGCCGTCCGCTGGAACCCCGAACGCGCCCTGTTCGAAGTCGACTTCAGCCAACTCGACGCCGACGGGGAAGCCGAATCCCTCGGCCGCTCCTACACCCGCAACATCGTCCTCGGCGTCGGCACCGCCCCCAACATCCCCGAACCGCTCAAGCCCCTCGTGGCGGCCCCCGGCGTGCCCGTCATCCACGCCGCCGACTACCTCAAACACCGCGAGCAGTTCCTCACCGCCGAACACATCACCGTCATCGGCGCCGGACAGTCAGGCGCCGAAGTCTTCCTCGACCTCCTGCGCAACCGACCCGCAGGCCGCGAGAAGATCCACTGGCTCGCCCGCACCGAAGCCTTCGCCCCCATGGAGTACTCCAAGCTCGGCCTGGAGCACTTCACCCCCGACTACACCCGCTACTTCCACCACCTCACAGAACCCGTCCGCGACCGGCTCGTCGCCGCCCAATGGCAACTCCACAAAGGCATCGACGCCGACACCATCGCCGCCATCCACGACGAGCTCTACCGCCGCACCCTGCACGGCGGCTGGCCCGACGCCGTCCTCACCCCCGCCGTCACCGTCCGCACCGCAGGACGCGTCGCCACCACCAAAGTCGAACTCCACCTCGAACACACCCAACAAGGCGCCCGCTCCCGCCTCACCACCGACGCCGTCGTCCTCGCCACCGGCTACCGTGAACGCCCCCTCGGCCGCATCCTCGCCGGACTCGACCCCTACCTGCGCCGCGACAGCTCCGAACGCCCCCGCATCGACGACCAGTTCCGCCTGGTCCTCGACCCGTCCGTCACCGGCCACGTCTACGTCCAGAACGCCGAACTCCACACCCACGGCGTCGGCGCCCCCGACCTCGGCCTCGCCGCCTGGCGCAGCGCCACCATCCTCAACTCCCTCACCGGCAAAGACCCCTACCCGCTCCCACGCCGAACGGCCTTCACCAGCTTCGGACTCGATCAACAACCACAGATCCCGTCCGCCCGCCAGGAACGCACCCTGATCCCCTTGGTGGAGGGCAGGTAA
- a CDS encoding aspartate aminotransferase family protein gives MSRPHLASGPEGPGALRPLLDTVLDALREGGEARGGPLPAGGPEAVARRVRDAVGDVLPRQGSDDALHTLVRALAEGAADPAHPLCAAHLHCPPLAVATAADLAVSVLNPSLDSWDQAPAASELEALVTRTLAREAGAADALVTTGGTESNQLALLLAREAHGSAHGGVRLVHGANAHHSLPRAAWLLGLPDPVVVPAPAGTMDPAALCEALTELPGPLLVAATAGTTDAGLIDPLPEIADLCEAHGARLHIDAAYGGGLLFSDRHRGLLDGLDRAHTVTLDLHKLGWQPVAAGLLTVRDERDLAALEHRADYLNADDDTEAGLPDLLGRSLRTTRRPDILKIAVTLKTLGREGIGALVDQVCARAHEFADLIAAHPGFELYDRPTISTVLFRPTEATDAAVAAVRRTLLHEGRAVLGRATLDGRRWLKATLLNPHTRPGDLATLLKLVEGHTPR, from the coding sequence ATGAGCAGGCCGCACCTCGCCTCAGGTCCCGAAGGCCCCGGCGCGCTGCGGCCGTTGCTCGACACCGTGCTCGACGCACTGCGCGAGGGCGGCGAGGCGAGGGGAGGGCCGCTGCCCGCCGGAGGGCCGGAGGCGGTGGCCCGACGGGTGCGGGACGCGGTCGGCGACGTACTGCCCCGGCAAGGCAGCGACGACGCCCTGCACACCCTCGTACGGGCCCTCGCCGAGGGCGCCGCGGACCCCGCCCACCCGCTGTGCGCCGCCCACCTGCACTGCCCGCCCCTCGCCGTCGCCACCGCCGCGGACCTCGCCGTCTCCGTCCTCAACCCCTCCCTGGACTCCTGGGACCAGGCCCCCGCCGCCTCCGAACTGGAGGCACTCGTGACACGGACGCTGGCGCGCGAAGCCGGCGCGGCGGACGCGCTCGTCACCACCGGCGGCACCGAGTCCAACCAACTCGCCCTCCTCCTCGCCCGGGAAGCACACGGAAGCGCACACGGCGGCGTGCGGCTCGTGCACGGCGCCAACGCCCACCACTCCCTGCCCCGCGCCGCCTGGCTCCTCGGCCTGCCCGACCCCGTCGTCGTCCCCGCCCCCGCCGGCACGATGGACCCCGCCGCCCTCTGCGAAGCCCTCACCGAGCTGCCGGGCCCCCTGCTCGTCGCCGCCACCGCCGGCACCACCGACGCCGGCCTCATCGACCCGCTGCCCGAGATCGCCGACCTGTGCGAGGCCCACGGCGCCCGCCTCCACATCGACGCCGCCTACGGCGGAGGCCTCCTCTTCAGCGACCGGCACCGCGGCCTGCTCGACGGACTCGACCGCGCCCACACCGTCACCCTCGACCTGCACAAACTCGGCTGGCAGCCCGTCGCCGCGGGCCTCCTCACCGTCCGCGACGAACGCGACCTCGCCGCACTGGAACACCGCGCCGACTACCTCAACGCCGACGACGACACCGAAGCGGGCCTCCCCGACCTCCTCGGCCGCTCCCTGCGCACCACCCGGCGCCCCGACATCCTCAAGATCGCCGTCACCCTCAAAACCCTCGGACGAGAAGGAATCGGCGCCCTCGTCGACCAGGTCTGCGCGCGCGCTCACGAGTTCGCCGACCTCATAGCCGCCCACCCCGGCTTCGAGCTCTACGACCGGCCGACCATCAGCACTGTCCTGTTCCGGCCCACCGAAGCCACCGACGCCGCCGTCGCCGCCGTACGCCGCACCCTCCTGCACGAAGGCCGCGCGGTCCTCGGACGCGCCACCCTCGACGGCCGCCGCTGGCTCAAAGCCACCCTCCTCAACCCCCACACCCGGCCAGGCGACCTGGCCACGCTCTTGAAACTGGTGGAAGGACACACCCCCCGATGA
- the pepN gene encoding aminopeptidase N — protein MSVLTRDEAQTRAKLLDVHHYGIALDLTGGDDTFDSRTVIRFTARTDADTFVELKPAELRSVTLDGQPLDPETLDENRLPLKGLTAGEHELRVDAAMRYSRTGEGMHRFTDPTDGETYLYTQLFMEDVQRVFAAFDQPDLKAVFELSVTAPEGWTVLANGVTEHLGEGRWEAAATPLISTYLVAVAAGPWHSVRTEHRGLPFGIHCRRSLAPYLDADADEILDVTRACYDRYHEKFDEPYPFDSYDQAFVPEFNAGAMENPGLVTFRDDFVYRSAVTDTERQTRAMVIAHEMAHMWFGDLVTLRWWDDIWLNESFAEYMGYQTLTEATRFTETWTEFGVSRKPWGYDADQRPSTHPVAPDPDAVPDTASAMLNFDGISYAKGASALRQLVAWLGEKDFLDGINTHFARHKFGNATLADFIDSLAGATERDVHAWADAWLRTTGVDTLTTTVTDDRPGWSLTVDRDGSRPHRVEVGLYDREPADGRTLVPRERISLDLPMDDTAQSFPGRRPALVVPNEADLTYAKIRLDETSLETVLRGLSAIPDGLTRAVLWNTLRDMARDGELAPAAYLETAAAHLPEETDLALVQGVLSFAAAQVADRFVRPEERPAALAILTSLCRDLIRRTEDGSHPGLRLTAVRHFIDVAAHPDTISAWFSEGTVPGGPELDPELRWRILGRLAVLGAIDDAVIDAELVQDPSATGQEGAARCRAALPDPQAKQAAWEAMFTNDDLSNYLFTATAQGFWQPEQADLVREYVERFWPDAVALAARRGPAIAEAAGRWAFPVHAVAPETLALGEACLRDADPIPALRRKLADQLDDLARALRVREA, from the coding sequence ATGTCCGTACTGACGCGCGACGAAGCGCAGACCCGTGCCAAGCTCCTCGACGTCCACCACTACGGGATCGCACTCGACCTGACCGGTGGCGACGACACCTTCGACTCCCGGACCGTCATCCGGTTCACGGCCCGCACAGACGCGGACACCTTCGTCGAGCTGAAGCCCGCCGAGCTGCGCTCCGTCACCCTCGACGGGCAGCCCCTCGACCCCGAGACCCTCGACGAGAACCGGCTGCCGCTCAAGGGCCTGACCGCAGGCGAGCACGAGCTGCGCGTCGACGCCGCGATGCGCTACTCCCGCACCGGCGAGGGCATGCACCGCTTCACCGACCCCACCGACGGCGAGACCTACCTCTACACCCAGCTGTTCATGGAGGACGTCCAGCGCGTCTTCGCCGCCTTCGACCAGCCCGACCTGAAGGCCGTCTTCGAGCTGTCCGTCACCGCCCCCGAGGGCTGGACCGTCCTCGCCAACGGCGTCACCGAACACCTCGGGGAGGGCCGCTGGGAAGCCGCCGCGACCCCGCTGATCTCCACCTACCTCGTCGCCGTCGCCGCGGGGCCCTGGCACTCCGTACGCACCGAGCACCGCGGCCTCCCCTTCGGCATCCACTGCCGCCGCTCGCTGGCCCCCTACCTGGACGCCGACGCCGACGAGATCCTCGACGTCACCCGCGCCTGCTACGACCGCTACCACGAGAAGTTCGACGAGCCCTACCCCTTCGACTCCTACGACCAGGCGTTCGTCCCCGAGTTCAACGCCGGCGCCATGGAGAACCCCGGACTCGTCACCTTCCGCGACGACTTCGTCTACCGCTCCGCCGTCACCGACACCGAGCGGCAGACCCGCGCCATGGTCATCGCGCACGAGATGGCCCACATGTGGTTCGGCGACCTCGTCACGCTGCGCTGGTGGGACGACATCTGGCTGAACGAGTCCTTCGCCGAGTACATGGGCTACCAGACCCTCACCGAAGCGACCCGGTTCACCGAGACCTGGACCGAGTTCGGCGTCAGCCGCAAGCCCTGGGGCTACGACGCCGACCAGCGTCCCTCCACGCACCCCGTCGCACCCGACCCGGACGCGGTCCCCGACACCGCGTCCGCGATGCTCAACTTCGACGGCATCTCCTACGCCAAGGGCGCCTCCGCGCTGCGCCAACTCGTCGCCTGGCTCGGCGAGAAGGACTTCCTCGACGGCATCAACACCCACTTCGCCCGCCACAAGTTCGGCAACGCCACCCTCGCCGACTTCATCGACTCCCTCGCCGGGGCCACCGAACGGGACGTGCACGCCTGGGCCGACGCCTGGCTGCGCACCACCGGCGTCGACACCCTCACCACCACCGTCACCGACGACAGGCCCGGCTGGTCGCTCACCGTCGACCGCGACGGCAGCCGCCCGCACCGTGTGGAGGTCGGCCTCTACGACCGCGAACCCGCCGACGGCCGCACCCTCGTCCCGCGCGAGCGCATCAGCCTCGACCTGCCCATGGACGACACGGCCCAGAGCTTCCCCGGCCGCCGCCCCGCCCTGGTCGTCCCCAACGAGGCGGATCTGACGTACGCCAAGATCCGCCTCGACGAGACCTCCCTGGAAACCGTCCTGCGCGGCCTCTCCGCGATCCCCGACGGACTCACCCGCGCGGTCCTGTGGAACACCCTGCGCGACATGGCCCGCGACGGTGAACTCGCCCCGGCCGCCTACCTGGAGACCGCCGCCGCCCACCTGCCCGAGGAGACCGACCTCGCGCTCGTCCAGGGTGTCCTGTCCTTCGCCGCCGCACAGGTCGCCGACCGCTTCGTACGCCCCGAGGAGCGCCCTGCCGCCCTCGCCATCCTCACCTCCCTGTGCCGCGACCTCATCCGCCGCACCGAGGACGGCTCCCACCCCGGCCTGCGCCTCACCGCCGTACGCCACTTCATCGACGTCGCCGCCCACCCGGACACCATCAGCGCCTGGTTCTCCGAGGGCACCGTCCCCGGCGGCCCCGAGCTCGACCCCGAGCTGCGCTGGCGCATCCTGGGCCGGCTCGCCGTCCTCGGCGCGATCGACGACGCCGTCATCGACGCCGAACTCGTCCAGGACCCCAGCGCCACCGGTCAGGAAGGCGCCGCCCGCTGCCGCGCCGCGCTGCCCGACCCGCAGGCCAAGCAGGCGGCCTGGGAGGCGATGTTCACCAACGACGACCTCTCCAACTACCTCTTCACCGCCACCGCCCAGGGCTTCTGGCAGCCCGAACAGGCCGACCTGGTCAGGGAGTACGTCGAGCGCTTCTGGCCCGACGCGGTGGCCCTCGCCGCCCGCCGCGGCCCCGCCATCGCCGAAGCCGCGGGACGCTGGGCCTTCCCCGTCCACGCCGTCGCCCCGGAGACCCTCGCCCTCGGCGAGGCCTGCCTCCGCGACGCCGACCCCATCCCGGCCCTGCGTCGCAAGCTCGCCGATCAACTGGACGACCTGGCGCGGGCGTTGCGGGTCAGGGAGGCGTAG
- a CDS encoding NAD(P)H-binding protein, giving the protein MIVVTGATGNVGRALVGRLVAENRPVRALTRDPEQATLPAAAEVARLDLTDPAALFKGASKLFLQVQATGDRTGAVLDAARAAGVRHVVMLSSGIIREGADETHPVYAWHAAIERQVRDSGVEWTFLRPNAFAANARQWAPQIRSGDTVRGPYAGALTAPIHEGDIAAVAARALLDDGHTGAVHRLTGPAAVTTGEQIAAIGRALGRELRFVEVPPDEVGRDLFPHVPPQMLPGVLKSLAATVGIRPEITMTVEAVTGSPARTFAEWAVDHRADFTT; this is encoded by the coding sequence ATGATCGTTGTGACCGGTGCCACCGGGAACGTGGGCCGTGCGCTCGTCGGCCGTCTGGTCGCCGAGAACCGGCCCGTGCGGGCCCTGACCCGGGACCCGGAACAGGCGACGCTCCCCGCGGCGGCCGAGGTCGCGCGCCTCGACCTCACCGACCCGGCCGCCCTCTTCAAGGGCGCGTCCAAACTGTTCCTCCAGGTACAGGCCACCGGTGACCGGACCGGAGCGGTGCTCGACGCGGCCCGTGCGGCGGGCGTCCGGCACGTCGTGATGCTCTCCTCCGGGATCATCCGGGAGGGCGCCGACGAGACCCACCCCGTCTACGCCTGGCACGCCGCCATCGAGAGACAAGTCCGCGACAGCGGCGTGGAGTGGACCTTCCTGCGCCCCAACGCGTTCGCCGCCAACGCCCGCCAGTGGGCCCCGCAGATCCGCTCCGGCGACACCGTCCGCGGCCCCTACGCGGGCGCCCTCACCGCGCCCATCCACGAGGGCGACATAGCCGCCGTCGCCGCCCGCGCCCTCCTCGACGACGGACACACCGGCGCCGTCCACCGACTCACGGGCCCCGCCGCGGTCACCACCGGCGAGCAGATCGCGGCGATCGGCCGTGCCCTCGGCCGCGAACTGCGCTTCGTCGAGGTCCCGCCCGACGAGGTGGGCCGCGACCTCTTCCCGCACGTCCCGCCTCAGATGCTCCCGGGCGTCCTGAAGTCCCTCGCGGCCACCGTGGGCATACGCCCGGAGATCACCATGACGGTCGAGGCGGTCACAGGGTCCCCGGCCCGCACCTTCGCCGAATGGGCCGTCGACCACCGGGCCGACTTCACCACCTGA